CTCCCTGAATCCACTGCACTGGGCAGGGCGGATCCAGGTCTCGAAGGTCGGCTTGCTGAGGTTGCTCTGAAGGGCCTGCTGAACCTTGCTCCAAAGCTCACTGCCCGTCAGCACTACACCCTCCGAATCACGGTGGCTGAATCTACGCACTCCAGGCCGATCGGTCCGTCTTTAATGAGGTGCTGACGACATCACAGATCTTCATGGCCTCCGCCATCCAGCGTCCACTGCAGCGCGCACTCACGCTCATCGGCGTCGGCCTCATCGGCTCCAGTCTCAGCGGCTGCGGAACCGCCTGGAAGCAACGCATCGGACTGGATCAGGCCCCTGCCAGCGACCCCTTACCGGAGGTCAGCGATGGCCCCCGCTCAGCCCCCCTTCAACCGGGGAAAAACATCATTGTTGAAGCGGTGGATCGGGTCGGTCCCTCAGTGGTGCGAATCGATACGGTGAAACGTGTCGTGAACCCGCTTGGCAACCTCTTCGGCGGCAGAGCACCGATCCAGCAACAGGCGGGTCAGGGATCCGGATTCATCACGCGTTCTGACGGGCTGATCTTCACGAACGCACACGTTGTGGAGGGCGCGGACCAGGTCTCAGTGACACTGCCCGACGGTCGCAGCTTCAGCGGTCGCGTTCTTGGCAGTGACGCACTCACGGACATCGCTGTGGTGCGGGTGGTTGCCGACAAACTGCCGGTCGCTCCCCTCGGCAATTCCAACAATCTCAAGCCCGGGGAATGGGCCATCGCCATCGGCAATCCCCTTGGCCTCAACAACACGGTGACAGCTGGGATCATCAGCGCCGTGGATCGCACCAATGCCATCGGAGAGGGGCAGAGAGTGCCCTATATCCAGACCGATGCTGCCGTTAATCCGGGCAACAGCGGCGGGCCGCTGATCAACGCCGCTGGTCAGGTGATCGGCATCAACACCGCCATCAAAAAGGCCCCCGGAGCCGGCTTGAGTTTTGCCATCCCGATCAATCTGGCCAAGCGAATCGCGCAGCAGATCATCAGTACCGGCCAGGCGTCTCACCCCTTCATTGGCGTCCGTCTCCAGAGCCTCACACCCCAGCTCGCTAAGGAGATCAATGCCGCGGCCAACAGCAATCTGTGCACGGTGCCTGAATTGAACGGCGTGGTGGTGATCGAAGTGGTGGAGAACAGCCCTGCTGCAGAGGGCGGATTCCGCCCCTGCGACCTGATCCGTGAAGTGAACGGCACCAAAGTGCAGGATCCTTCCCAGGTGCAGCTGGCAGTCGACCGGGGCCGTGTCGGCCAGGCCATGCCCATCATTGTTGAGCGCGATGGCGAAAGCCTCGAGCTGATGGTGAAACCTGAGGAACTCCCGCGGCAGCAGTAATCCTTGGCGGGCTGACCCGATGACCGAGCCCATCCTGGTGGTGATGACCCGCTGGCCTGCCAGCGGGCGTTGCAAACGTCGCCTTGCAAGCACGCTGGGGTCTTCGCAGGCTGCAGGGATCCAGGCGCGGCTGATCGCTCACACCCTGGCAGTGGCCCAAGGTCTTGCCAGAGATGGAACGCTCAGATTGCACATCGCCATCAGCGGTGCCGGCTCAAGAGCCTGCCGTCGCTGGCTCGCCTCGATTCCTGAGGCCAGCATCAGCGCACAGGGAAGAGGAGATCTTGGCAACCGCATGCGCAGGGAGGTGTTGAGGGCACGTTCCACTGACCCTGCGGCTCCGGTGATCCTGATCGGCACGGATCTTCCCGACCTGGCCGCAAGAGATCTGATCAGGGCTATCGAGCTTCTTCGCCAGTCACCACTGGTGATCGGACCATCACGGGATGGTGGCTACTGGCTGTTCGGTCTGTCGGCAACGGCACCAGGAGCACCCCGCTGGCCCTTTCATTCGATCCCGTGGGGTAGCGACCAGGTCTTTGGCCTCACTTGGCAGCGAGCCTGCCAGCGCGGTCTGAAGGCGGCACAGCTCGACATACGCAATGACATCGACCAGCTCGAGGATCTTGAGGGATGGCTGGCATGACCAGGCAAGAAGCTCTGAGCGTGGTCATCCCCTGCCTCAATGAGGCAGAACGGCTGCCGTTGCTGCTGGCGGACTTGCAGTGCGTTGGGAGCGGACTGCAGATTCTGCTAGCGGATGGGGGGAGCAGCGATGCCACATCGGAGATCGCAGGCTTGGCCGGTGCTCATCTGATCAAAATTCATCCCGCTGGCCGTGGCCGTCAACTGCGCGCCGCAGCGGCTCAGGCCCATGGCGACTGGTTGCTGTTCTTGCATGCAGATAGTCGTCTTCCCCTTCAATGGTTCAGGGGGGTCAGCCCGCTACTGCAAACCTCTGCCGCAGCAGCTAACGCCTGGTATTTCGATTTTCGAATTGCTCCCTCCACTGCGTCGCGACGTCTGCTGGAGCAGGCTGTGGCCTTGCGCAGTCGCTGGCTACAGCGTCCCTACGGTGATCAAGGGCTGCTGCTGCATCGAGAGCTTTATCACCGTTGCGGCGGCTTTGCCGAGCTGCCGCTGATGGAGGATCTGGATCTGGTGGAGCGCCTGAGCCGCATCGCTGATCTCAAGCGGATAGGCCTGCCACTGACCACCGATGGCCGACGTTGGCAAGACGACGGAGTCCTACGGCGCAGCTGGCGTAATGCATGGCTGCGTCGGCGCTGGAAGCAGGGCGAGTCTGCGGAGCGGCTAGCCGAGGATTACTACGGCACTCAGTTCGCGTACCAGAAACCGCAGCGATGACCATTGGGCTCAAGGTCCCAGCCCAGACGTTGATAGAAAGGCAGGACCCCTGGGTCGGCGAACAAGGTGGCGCGTTCAGTCCCAAGAGCGCGCAGAGCATCGAGGATGTAATCCATCAGCTGACTGCCGAGACCGGAGCCCTGGTACAGGGGGTGAACAGCAACATCCCAGATAGTCGCTTCGAGCACCCCGTCGCCTGTGCAGCGCGCAAAACCCACCAAACGTGGGATCCGGGCATCGTGGCGCCAGAGACCAACCCGGATCAGGCTGTTGTCGAGAGCCTTGCGAACCCGTCGGACAGGTCGCCGGCTCCAGCCCACCGCTTCCAGAAGCTGCTCCAACTCCACCAAATCAAAGGGTCGGTGCTGGCTGAACACCAGAGTGAGCTGGCTGGCAGGGGTCGCACACAGCTTCGCCTGATCGCCATAAATCACTTGCAGTGTCTCTGGCGTAAGGGAAGGGTCGTCGATCACTGACGATGCTGCATTGTCACGATCCTGGCGCACGGAAGGTGCGGAAGGCGGCAAGGTGGATGAGCAAGTTCTGCACAGATGCCTGCAAGTCAACTGCTGATAGCTGTTCATGGCTGGCTTTTGAGCAAGCAGGTCTGGTCGCCTCTTGCCGCATGCTGGAAAGAACGCCATCCAGAGATTGAGCTCTGGTGCCCCGATCTACCTGGCTTCGGGGATGCGGAGCGCCCTTCAGGACTGCTTCCCAACTTGTCGGCCTACGGCCGCTGGCTGGCGGACGACGCCATTCACAGAGCGAAGGGACGACCCTTCGTGCTGTTGGGCCACTCACTCGGCGGCAGCGTGGTGCTGCATGCCGAAGCACATCTGCGACGACAGAAACAGACCGATTTATTGGGCGTTGTTCTGCTGGCAGCAGGGGGAGGGATCTATCAGCCACGGCCCTTTCGTCGACTGCGCGGCTTCGGGAAGTTGATTCTGGAGCTGCTTCCCGATGGCCTGGCTCAGCTACCAGCACCCCTTGGAACCCTTGGACCGTTCAAGGCCGAGCGGCGGGCTGCCCGCGGACTGCTGGTGAACAGCACCAGCCGGGGCGCGGTTCGAGAGCTGCCTGGATTGGTGTCTGACCTAGCCGTCGACAGCCTCTGGATCAGTGGCGACAACGATCAGGTGATGGAACCTGGCTATGTGCGCCATCTGGCGGCTTACAGCCCTGGGCATGACTATCGCCAGATCGCTGGCTGTGGCCACCTGCCGATGCAAGAGAAGCCGGAGATTCTGAGCGACATCCTGTCCAGCTGGATTGAGGCTCAGAGCCTGGCAAGACCCCGTTCCTGAAGCTCGGCGAGTTCGGCATAGAGACCGCCCTGAGCGCGCAACTGCAGATGGGTTCCCTGCTCGATCAAACGGCCACGACGCAGAACGAGGATCCGATCGGCGGCCTCAACGGTGGCCAGACGGTGCGCAATCACCACGGCGGTTCGGCGTTCCAGCAAGCGGTCGAGATCTCTTTGCAAGGTGGCTTCCGTGGAAGGATCCATGAAGGCGGTGGCCTCATCCATCACAAGCACATTGGGATTGCGAATCGCCACCCGAGCCACAGCAAGCAGTTGACGTTCTCCAGAGCTGAGGTTGCCACCGCGCTCGCGCAGCTCCGTGTCCAGCCCTTGAGGAAGCCGGCCCAGCAGTGAGCTGAGGCCGAGATCTCTGCAAACCTCCTTGAGCTGCTTGTCATCGATCTCCCGGTCGAGTCGGAGGTTGTCACCGACGCTGCCACTGAACAGAAAGGTGTCCTGGAGAACCACCCCCAGCTGGCGACGGAGATCCGCCAGAGAAAGGCTGCGGATGTCGCGTCCATCGAGAAGAATCCGGCCCTGCTGGGGCTCATAAAGCCTGCAGAGCAAGCGGATCACCGTGGTCTTTCCGGAACCGGTGGGGCCCACCAACGCCACATGCTCACCGGGCGCAAGCCTGAAGCTCAGATCCTGAAGAATCGGCTCATCAGGTCGATAGGCGAAATGAACACCTTCAAACACGACTTCGCCGCGGGCTGACGGCATCACCTGCCGCGGAGCAGGCAAGGTTTCAATAGGCGATTCCTTGGTGTTGCCAGGGCCCGCAAGGGTGTGATCTCGAATTTCCAGTGGCTCCTCGAGCAGTTCTCCGATGCGCTCAACCGCGGTCAAGCCACCCTGAATCTGGGTAAAGCGCTCGGCCATCTGCCTCAGCGGATCAAACAGCCGCTGTGAATAGAGGATGAACGTTGTGAGGATGCCCAGCCCCATTGCCCCGGAGGTGACCATCCAGCCCCCCAGAGCCAGCACAATCGCCACCGCTCCGAGGGAAACCCACTCCAGGAATGCGGAGATGCTGCTGTCAAACAAAATCGTTCCATTCACCGCCTCGCGATAGGCCAGGCCGGTGCGTTGGAAACGGTCACCGTTGAAGGCTTCACGGCGAAACATCTGAACCACGTCCAGACCTTGCAGATTTTCCTGAAAATCTGCATTCAGCTGCGACAGCTCCTCACGCACCCGATAGTTGGCTTTGCGGTAGCGCCCCTGCAACCAGAGCACGACCAGGGTCACCGGAACCTGAGACACGAGCAAGAGCAGCCCGAGTCGCCATTCGATCAACAACATGGTCACCGCAATCACGGTGAGCGTGACCAGATCACCAAGAACGCCAACAGCCCCGCTGCCAAACACCTCAGCCAGTGCATCAACATCACTGGTGAGGCGCGTGAGCAACTTGCCTACCGGCATGCGGTCATGGAACCGCAGGGAAAGATCCATCGCATGGGCGAACAGATCACGGCGAATTCTGGCTGTGAGTCGCTGCCCGACGGATTGGATGTTGTAGCTCTGCACCCCCTGTAGAGCCAGACGCACCAGCACAGAAATCAGCAGAGCACCAATGATCAGCCGCAGGGCCAGGGTGCTGTCGAGGGGCTGCAGGATCGGAGCGACCGCCTCGTTGGTGGCACCGGAGACGGTGCGCAGAATCGAGATGGCCTGACCGACAAGCAGCGGCTGAATCGCGCCGGCGAGCGCCACCGGAATCAGCAGAATCAGGGTGAGCAGCAGACGACGACGGTCGCGTCCGAGGTAGCGCCCCAGTCGACTGATGCGCTGAAGATCGGAACCGGCCATCAGGTCGTGCTCACCATCTCTCTCTTGGGAGCATCCATCGCCTCAATCACCTGTTGCAGCTCTCCCTGATCCAAGCGCAGCGAAAGCGGATGGCCCACGAGTCGGGCTGTGGTGTGGAAGAGGTCTTCAATCGCCACCAAACCGTTATCCCTGAGGGTTCGTCCTGTGGCGACCAGGTCGACAATTGCTTCGGCGATTCCTGTGATTGGACCAAGCTCCACGGATCCTGTGAGGTGCACCAGCTCAACCGGGAGATCGATGGAATCGAAATACTGCCTGGCACAACGGGTGAATTTGCTGGCCACACGGCAATGCGGCGGCAGGTCGGTGGGTCTCTGGTAACCACTGCTCGACTTGACGGCAACGGACATACGACAGCCGCCGAAGCCAAGATCGACGAGGTGCGCCACAGGCATCTGGTGCTCGCGCAGCACGTCGTAACCAACCACACCGAGCTGGGCTTGCCCATAAGCCACGTAAACCGGCACATCACCGTTCCGGACCAGCAGAGCTCTGGCCCGGCCACAGACCGAAGGCACCATCAGCTGGCGGTTGTCGGGATCCAAGACCGCCGAAAAATCAAGACCGGCAAGCTTGAAACGTTCCACGGACTCCCGCAGCAGCGCGCCCTTGGCCAGTGCAACGGTGATCATGGAAGCTTGCATCGCCCAAAACTTTAACGATGGGCCACCCCTGTCAGAGCGACGGAATCAAGCCACTGCCAGTCCTGCAGGACAACGTCGTCTGGATCTGGGCAAGGGGACGCGAGGCGGTCGTCGTCGATCCCGCTGTCGCCGAACCAGTGAGGCAATGGCTGGTGGATCGAAAGCTAGAGCTCGCCGCCGTCCTGCAGACCCATCACCATGCAGACCACATCGGCGGCACACCCGATCTGTTGCGGCAATGGCCTTCAGCTGCGGTGATCGCAGCAGCAGCCGATCAGGAGCGGATTCCTTTCCAGACGGTGTCGGTCGAGCCGGGCATGCAGCTCGAGCTGCTCGGACAGCCCATTTCAGTGATCGACGTGCGAGCCCATACCCGGGCGCATCTGGCTTATGTCCTACCCCAGGGGTGCTCACCGGAGCTTCCGACGCCAGTGCTGTTCTGTGGCGACACCCTGTTCGGGGCAGGCTGCGGACGCCTATTCGAAGGATCAGCCGAAGACATGCATCTGGCCCTCAAACGCCTGCAAGATCTCCCGGACGACACCATCGTTCATTGCGCTCACGAGTACACCGAAGGCAACCTGCGCTGGGCCCATGCCCTCAGACCAGATGATCAGGCCATCGCCGCACGCCTGAGCACAGTCCAAGACCTGCGCAGCCGTGGAAGTCTGTCCCTGCCCAGCACCATGGGTGAGGAGCGGCGCACCAACCTGTTTTTGCGAGCATGTTCAGTGCAAGAGCTGCGTGAACTCAGGCTTCACAAGGACAGCTGGAGCGGCTGAACAGAGATCAACTGGCTCGGGTCAGCAGGGCGCGTCGCTGAGGGTGCAGCAAAACCGATGAACCGGGCTGAAGACGCAGACGACAGGTCTGGCCGCGTACATAGTCCTCGGAAAGCGGTCTCAGCAGCCGCAGCTGCCGGTCACCGCTCTTCACCCTGTACATCCAGCTGTGGCCAAGGAACTCGCGCCCCACAACCTGATCCTCACCGTTGGCATCCTCCAGCAGCGCGATGGCTTCGGGAGCGACCAAAACAGTTGCCTCCTCTGGCAGGGCATCGGCCTGAAGGTCGCCAGGTCTCTCCAGATCACCCAGAGGGCAGCGCAGACAACCGCCGGCAGCATCGTTCCAAACCGGCAGAACATTGCGCTGAAGCACAAAGCTGCCGACGAAAGGAGTTGCCGGTGATTCCACCAGCTCCTTCGGGCTGGCGCACTGATGCAGCCGTCCGTCGCGCAGCACAGCCACCCGACTGCAAATGGCCAGGGCTTCCTCCGGGTCATGGGTGACCAACACACCGCTGGCGTTGCAGGCACTGAGAACAGATGGCAGTTCACTGCGCAGGCGCAGCCGAACCTCCACGTCCAGGTTGGAGAAGGGTTCATCAAGCAGCACCACCGATGGCGCCGGTGCCAGAGCTCTCGCTAACGCCAGGCGTTGACGCTGACCGCCGGAAAGCTCATGGGGATATCGCTCTTTCAACCGTTCCAGGCCCAGCAGCTCCAGCAGCCAGGTCGCCCGCCCTGTGTCCTGCCCGCCGCGAAGACCAAAACAGGTGTTGGCCCAGGCATTCAGGTGAGGGAACAGGGCATAGTCCTGAAACACCATGCCCACTCCACGGCGTTCGGCGGCCAGCGAGCGCTGAGGGCTGGCCACCTCGCGGCCATGAAGGCGAATGCTGCCGCGGATTGGTCTTTCAAAACCGGCGATCAATCTCAGAAGGGTGGTCTTGCCGCAGCCGGAGGGGCCCAGCAACCCCACGAGTTCACCGCCCTGCAGGCTGAGATTGATGTCCTGAAGAGTCCACTCCGCTCCAGAAGCGTCATAGCTGTGCCAGAGACCGTCGATCTCCACCGGAGGGGACTCCATCGACACGAAGCGCGAAAATGCAGCCCCATTGTGATCCCTCTTGATGTCAACCACCACCCATCAAGCCGTCACCACACCTGACGCACCTGCTCCGGTCGGGCCATACAACCAGGCCGTGCAGGCTGGCGGATGGCTCTATTGCTCTGGCCAGATCCCTCTTGACCCAGCCACCGGAGCAATGGTGGGTGGCGGCGATGTGGAAGCTGAAACAAGGCAAGTGCTGCGCAATCTGAAGGCCGTTCTGAGCGCTGCAGGAACTGAGGCCGCCAAGGTCGTGCGGACCACGGTGTATCTGGTCGATCTCGCCGATTTTCAGGCGGTTAATGCGATCTATGCCGAAATGTTCGGAAGCGGTGTGAGCCCTGCCAGGGCCTGCGTTCAGGTCGCAGCACTGCCCAAGGGCTCCAAGGTGGAGATCGACTGCATCGCCTGGCTTGGATGAAGCGATCCCGCGGTTTCATAAGTTAAGAGATGCACCGAGCGACCTTCATGGCCCAGGCCAAGCTGACCATCGGCGAACTGGAAGCGGGCTATCCCCTGTACTGCAAGGCGTTAAGACGGCTGCTCAAGGAAGGTCGAGAAGTCAAGGACATCGAAAAAACCGTGTGCTGGGGCCATCTGGAGACGCTGAACCGCTGCCTTCCAGGGCGTTACAAGGCACCCTCCTACCTGATGGCATTGATCAAGAGAGATCTTGAGCAGCCCACTCCGAGGTGAGCAGTGCTCAGACGGCTCCGTCGGTCAGTGGCTTGGAAGGATCGGCTCCCTCCACTTCCCCCTGGAACACACGACTGGCAAACACATCCTCAGCTTCGATCGTGATCAAGGCTTCACGACTGAGAGGTTGACCGCGGCGAGAGAACAAGCGGTTGGCATGCCGCAGTCGCAGACGATCGAGGGCATTGCGGATTGAACGTGCATTAGCGAAGAACGGCAATTGACGCCGCCTGCTGATGTAGCTCTCAAAAGCTTCAACGGCTGCTTCGCTGAATTGATACTGCTGTTGTTCCAGCAACAGTTGAGCAATCGCCATCAATTCACACTGGCTGTAATCAGGGAAGTCGATGTGGTGAGCAACCCTTGAGGAAAGTCCTGGATTGGATTGATAAAACGCTGTCATCCGATCTTTGTAACCGGCAAAGATCACCACAAGATCATTGCGCTGACTCTCCATCTCCTGCAGAAGAATCTCAATCGCTTCAGCTCCATAATCTCTCTCATTTCCCGGTTTGTAGAGGTAGTAAGCCTCGTCAATGAACAGGACGCCTCCCTGGGCGCGTTTGATCATCTCTTTGGTTTTCGGGGCCGTGTGCCCCACATATTGACCAACAAGGTCATCTCTGGTGACGGTGATCACATGGCCTTTGCGCAGGTAGCCGAGGCGATGAAGAATCTGCGACATCTTCTGCGCAACAGTTGTTTTTCCGGTTCCTGGTTGACCGGTGAACGACATGTGCAGGCTGGGCGCTTTGCTGAGCAGATCCAGGGACTGACGAGCCTGGTCCACCAACAGCAAAGCGGCGATCTCACGGATTCTGGTTTTGACCGGCAGCAGACCGATCAGCTCGGTGTCTAAGTGCTCGAGGACCTCTCCGACTCCCGAAGCAATAAAACTGGCCTCAAGATCAATCGATGAGTCCATCAATCGCCGCGGCGAAGGCGTGATCTGAATCGCTAAGGCTCGCATCCTCCGCGTCCTCATCAGGGCGCAAAGTGATGTTCACATAGGTTTTCCCAAAGCTGATGTCGGGATAACGCTTGCTCAGTTCACTGAATTCACCGAGCCGATCAAGAAAATCACGGGTTGAGCTATAGCTCTCGAACTCGAATCGCTTCTCCAGACAGACCGGTCGCTTGCGTTCGTTCCAAGCTGCCATCAACAACCTCGAGGCTTCTCCGAAACCTAAAGGAGAGCCACCCGCTGGCAGC
This genomic window from Synechococcus sp. MIT S9220 contains:
- a CDS encoding trypsin-like peptidase domain-containing protein → MASAIQRPLQRALTLIGVGLIGSSLSGCGTAWKQRIGLDQAPASDPLPEVSDGPRSAPLQPGKNIIVEAVDRVGPSVVRIDTVKRVVNPLGNLFGGRAPIQQQAGQGSGFITRSDGLIFTNAHVVEGADQVSVTLPDGRSFSGRVLGSDALTDIAVVRVVADKLPVAPLGNSNNLKPGEWAIAIGNPLGLNNTVTAGIISAVDRTNAIGEGQRVPYIQTDAAVNPGNSGGPLINAAGQVIGINTAIKKAPGAGLSFAIPINLAKRIAQQIISTGQASHPFIGVRLQSLTPQLAKEINAAANSNLCTVPELNGVVVIEVVENSPAAEGGFRPCDLIREVNGTKVQDPSQVQLAVDRGRVGQAMPIIVERDGESLELMVKPEELPRQQ
- a CDS encoding TIGR04282 family arsenosugar biosynthesis glycosyltransferase — protein: MTEPILVVMTRWPASGRCKRRLASTLGSSQAAGIQARLIAHTLAVAQGLARDGTLRLHIAISGAGSRACRRWLASIPEASISAQGRGDLGNRMRREVLRARSTDPAAPVILIGTDLPDLAARDLIRAIELLRQSPLVIGPSRDGGYWLFGLSATAPGAPRWPFHSIPWGSDQVFGLTWQRACQRGLKAAQLDIRNDIDQLEDLEGWLA
- a CDS encoding TIGR04283 family arsenosugar biosynthesis glycosyltransferase, which encodes MAGMTRQEALSVVIPCLNEAERLPLLLADLQCVGSGLQILLADGGSSDATSEIAGLAGAHLIKIHPAGRGRQLRAAAAQAHGDWLLFLHADSRLPLQWFRGVSPLLQTSAAAANAWYFDFRIAPSTASRRLLEQAVALRSRWLQRPYGDQGLLLHRELYHRCGGFAELPLMEDLDLVERLSRIADLKRIGLPLTTDGRRWQDDGVLRRSWRNAWLRRRWKQGESAERLAEDYYGTQFAYQKPQR
- a CDS encoding GNAT family N-acetyltransferase — encoded protein: MDDPSLTPETLQVIYGDQAKLCATPASQLTLVFSQHRPFDLVELEQLLEAVGWSRRPVRRVRKALDNSLIRVGLWRHDARIPRLVGFARCTGDGVLEATIWDVAVHPLYQGSGLGSQLMDYILDALRALGTERATLFADPGVLPFYQRLGWDLEPNGHRCGFWYAN
- a CDS encoding alpha/beta fold hydrolase yields the protein MPASQLLIAVHGWLLSKQVWSPLAACWKERHPEIELWCPDLPGFGDAERPSGLLPNLSAYGRWLADDAIHRAKGRPFVLLGHSLGGSVVLHAEAHLRRQKQTDLLGVVLLAAGGGIYQPRPFRRLRGFGKLILELLPDGLAQLPAPLGTLGPFKAERRAARGLLVNSTSRGAVRELPGLVSDLAVDSLWISGDNDQVMEPGYVRHLAAYSPGHDYRQIAGCGHLPMQEKPEILSDILSSWIEAQSLARPRS
- a CDS encoding ABC transporter ATP-binding protein, producing MAGSDLQRISRLGRYLGRDRRRLLLTLILLIPVALAGAIQPLLVGQAISILRTVSGATNEAVAPILQPLDSTLALRLIIGALLISVLVRLALQGVQSYNIQSVGQRLTARIRRDLFAHAMDLSLRFHDRMPVGKLLTRLTSDVDALAEVFGSGAVGVLGDLVTLTVIAVTMLLIEWRLGLLLLVSQVPVTLVVLWLQGRYRKANYRVREELSQLNADFQENLQGLDVVQMFRREAFNGDRFQRTGLAYREAVNGTILFDSSISAFLEWVSLGAVAIVLALGGWMVTSGAMGLGILTTFILYSQRLFDPLRQMAERFTQIQGGLTAVERIGELLEEPLEIRDHTLAGPGNTKESPIETLPAPRQVMPSARGEVVFEGVHFAYRPDEPILQDLSFRLAPGEHVALVGPTGSGKTTVIRLLCRLYEPQQGRILLDGRDIRSLSLADLRRQLGVVLQDTFLFSGSVGDNLRLDREIDDKQLKEVCRDLGLSSLLGRLPQGLDTELRERGGNLSSGERQLLAVARVAIRNPNVLVMDEATAFMDPSTEATLQRDLDRLLERRTAVVIAHRLATVEAADRILVLRRGRLIEQGTHLQLRAQGGLYAELAELQERGLARL
- the hisG gene encoding ATP phosphoribosyltransferase, which produces MITVALAKGALLRESVERFKLAGLDFSAVLDPDNRQLMVPSVCGRARALLVRNGDVPVYVAYGQAQLGVVGYDVLREHQMPVAHLVDLGFGGCRMSVAVKSSSGYQRPTDLPPHCRVASKFTRCARQYFDSIDLPVELVHLTGSVELGPITGIAEAIVDLVATGRTLRDNGLVAIEDLFHTTARLVGHPLSLRLDQGELQQVIEAMDAPKREMVSTT
- the gloB gene encoding hydroxyacylglutathione hydrolase; amino-acid sequence: MGHPCQSDGIKPLPVLQDNVVWIWARGREAVVVDPAVAEPVRQWLVDRKLELAAVLQTHHHADHIGGTPDLLRQWPSAAVIAAAADQERIPFQTVSVEPGMQLELLGQPISVIDVRAHTRAHLAYVLPQGCSPELPTPVLFCGDTLFGAGCGRLFEGSAEDMHLALKRLQDLPDDTIVHCAHEYTEGNLRWAHALRPDDQAIAARLSTVQDLRSRGSLSLPSTMGEERRTNLFLRACSVQELRELRLHKDSWSG
- a CDS encoding ABC transporter ATP-binding protein, with protein sequence MESPPVEIDGLWHSYDASGAEWTLQDINLSLQGGELVGLLGPSGCGKTTLLRLIAGFERPIRGSIRLHGREVASPQRSLAAERRGVGMVFQDYALFPHLNAWANTCFGLRGGQDTGRATWLLELLGLERLKERYPHELSGGQRQRLALARALAPAPSVVLLDEPFSNLDVEVRLRLRSELPSVLSACNASGVLVTHDPEEALAICSRVAVLRDGRLHQCASPKELVESPATPFVGSFVLQRNVLPVWNDAAGGCLRCPLGDLERPGDLQADALPEEATVLVAPEAIALLEDANGEDQVVGREFLGHSWMYRVKSGDRQLRLLRPLSEDYVRGQTCRLRLQPGSSVLLHPQRRALLTRAS
- a CDS encoding RidA family protein; translation: MSTTTHQAVTTPDAPAPVGPYNQAVQAGGWLYCSGQIPLDPATGAMVGGGDVEAETRQVLRNLKAVLSAAGTEAAKVVRTTVYLVDLADFQAVNAIYAEMFGSGVSPARACVQVAALPKGSKVEIDCIAWLG
- a CDS encoding DUF3136 domain-containing protein encodes the protein MAQAKLTIGELEAGYPLYCKALRRLLKEGREVKDIEKTVCWGHLETLNRCLPGRYKAPSYLMALIKRDLEQPTPR
- the cbbX gene encoding CbbX protein, with amino-acid sequence MDSSIDLEASFIASGVGEVLEHLDTELIGLLPVKTRIREIAALLLVDQARQSLDLLSKAPSLHMSFTGQPGTGKTTVAQKMSQILHRLGYLRKGHVITVTRDDLVGQYVGHTAPKTKEMIKRAQGGVLFIDEAYYLYKPGNERDYGAEAIEILLQEMESQRNDLVVIFAGYKDRMTAFYQSNPGLSSRVAHHIDFPDYSQCELMAIAQLLLEQQQYQFSEAAVEAFESYISRRRQLPFFANARSIRNALDRLRLRHANRLFSRRGQPLSREALITIEAEDVFASRVFQGEVEGADPSKPLTDGAV
- a CDS encoding 4a-hydroxytetrahydrobiopterin dehydratase; translated protein: MAAWNERKRPVCLEKRFEFESYSSTRDFLDRLGEFSELSKRYPDISFGKTYVNITLRPDEDAEDASLSDSDHAFAAAIDGLID